One window of the Paenibacillus beijingensis genome contains the following:
- a CDS encoding potassium channel family protein — protein MKQQFAVIGLGRFGSSLALTLTESGYEVLGIDKDEEIVADMATKLTHCVVADSTEEDVFRSLGIRNFDCAVVAIGDDIQASIMTAILLKDLGVKMIVAKALSTLHGKVLERIGIEKVIFPERDMGAKVAHQLISPNILDYIELSKDYSIAEIGIPARLSGQSLMELNLRAKFGLSVVAVNKKKGIVIAPSADIILEEKDIIVVIGLNEQIEEFENKISKGTPVRA, from the coding sequence ATGAAACAACAATTTGCTGTTATCGGTTTAGGAAGATTCGGTTCAAGTTTAGCTCTGACGCTGACGGAAAGCGGTTATGAGGTATTGGGAATAGACAAGGATGAAGAAATCGTTGCCGATATGGCCACTAAATTGACCCATTGTGTTGTAGCCGATTCGACTGAGGAAGATGTTTTCCGTTCACTCGGGATTCGCAATTTTGATTGTGCGGTAGTTGCAATCGGGGATGATATTCAAGCCAGTATTATGACAGCCATTTTGTTAAAGGATCTCGGGGTTAAGATGATCGTTGCTAAAGCTTTATCCACCTTACATGGCAAAGTTCTGGAACGGATCGGGATCGAGAAAGTGATTTTTCCGGAAAGAGATATGGGGGCCAAAGTCGCGCATCAATTGATTTCACCAAACATACTCGATTATATAGAACTGTCCAAAGATTATTCCATAGCTGAAATAGGCATTCCAGCTCGATTGTCTGGACAATCGCTGATGGAATTAAATTTAAGGGCAAAATTCGGGTTAAGCGTCGTGGCGGTAAACAAGAAAAAAGGAATCGTTATTGCTCCCTCAGCCGATATTATTCTTGAAGAAAAAGATATCATTGTTGTGATTGGTTTAAATGAACAAATCGAAGAATTTGAAAA
- the spo0A gene encoding sporulation transcription factor Spo0A, with amino-acid sequence MQKIEVLLADDNREFTNLLSEYISDQADMEVAGIAYNGEEVLRQLNEANRPPDILILDIIMPHLDGLGVLERLREMNISPMPKIIMLTAFGQENITQKAVQLGASYYILKPFDMEVLANRIRQLIGNQTVVSSASSYNVTTTNNSKSNVVPIQKGKNLDANITSIIHEIGVPAHIKGYQYLREAITMVYNNIEILGAITKTLYPAIAEKFKTTPSRVERAIRHAIEVAWTRGNIDSISHLFGYTINISKSKPTNSEFIAMVADKLRIEHKVS; translated from the coding sequence TTGCAAAAAATAGAAGTTCTTTTGGCGGATGATAACCGCGAGTTCACGAATTTATTATCCGAATATATCTCGGACCAAGCGGATATGGAAGTGGCCGGCATTGCCTATAACGGCGAGGAAGTGCTGCGTCAACTGAATGAAGCAAACCGCCCTCCGGATATTCTTATTTTAGATATTATTATGCCTCATCTCGATGGACTCGGTGTTTTGGAACGGCTGCGTGAAATGAACATTTCGCCCATGCCAAAAATCATTATGCTTACGGCTTTCGGTCAAGAAAACATTACGCAAAAAGCGGTACAGCTCGGGGCTTCGTATTATATTTTGAAGCCGTTCGATATGGAAGTTCTTGCCAACCGGATCCGGCAGTTGATCGGCAACCAAACGGTCGTCTCGTCCGCATCTTCTTATAACGTCACAACGACAAATAATTCGAAGTCCAACGTCGTGCCGATTCAAAAGGGAAAAAATTTGGACGCAAACATTACGAGCATTATTCATGAAATCGGTGTTCCGGCGCATATTAAAGGATACCAATATTTGCGCGAAGCGATCACGATGGTTTATAACAACATCGAAATTTTGGGAGCCATTACCAAAACGCTTTATCCCGCGATCGCCGAAAAATTCAAAACGACGCCGTCCCGCGTCGAACGTGCGATCCGCCACGCGATCGAAGTCGCCTGGACGCGCGGCAACATCGACAGCATCAGCCACCTGTTCGGCTACACGATCAACATCAGCAAATCGAAGCCTACGAATAGCGAGTTCATCGCGATGGTCGCCGACAAGCTGCGGATCGAGCATAAGGTATCGTGA
- the spoIVB gene encoding SpoIVB peptidase — protein MSAKQRKRWFGLVLVFVVCMIGSSAPFQHFAAFPNEVRLFSGQMKRLDYGMPVHAVMTVDPRIVHVNGSSLGSLPVDLNKPISIQSNSSGETTLRLKLFGKIPFKTVKVNVVPDLRVIPGGQTIGVKVKSAGVLVVGHHQVNDKMVRKVSPGEKAGIKLGDLIVKINGTPVREVQKVASFAEKAGAANKPLHLLIKRSGKLIETELQPVFDAEDKSWRLGLYIRDSAAGVGTLTFYAPDQGVYGALGHIITDLDTGTPIEVGDGQILQSNVTSINKSQSGEPGEKRAHFVNENKILGNIEHNTSFGIFGKMKELPDHSYDNRSVPVAFAEEVKEGPAEILTVLNGQKVERFKIEISHVSKQTNPATKGMVIKVTDPKLLKLTGGIVQGMSGSPVIQNGKLIGAVTHVFVNDPSSGYGCFIEWMLQDAGVLLKSGRHSASQNLKAA, from the coding sequence TTGAGCGCCAAACAGCGGAAGCGATGGTTTGGATTAGTTCTCGTATTCGTCGTTTGCATGATCGGAAGCTCCGCCCCGTTTCAGCATTTCGCCGCATTCCCGAATGAAGTTCGGTTGTTTTCTGGGCAAATGAAGCGGTTGGACTATGGTATGCCCGTTCATGCAGTTATGACCGTCGACCCGCGCATCGTGCATGTCAACGGTTCAAGTCTGGGCTCGCTGCCTGTCGATCTGAACAAACCGATATCGATTCAATCGAACAGCAGCGGAGAAACGACTTTAAGGTTGAAATTATTCGGCAAAATTCCTTTTAAAACGGTTAAAGTCAATGTCGTTCCCGATCTTCGCGTTATTCCCGGCGGGCAAACGATCGGCGTGAAAGTAAAGTCTGCCGGGGTGCTTGTCGTCGGCCACCATCAAGTGAATGATAAAATGGTTCGTAAAGTTTCACCGGGAGAGAAGGCAGGAATCAAGCTTGGCGATCTTATCGTAAAAATTAATGGAACGCCTGTACGTGAAGTTCAAAAGGTTGCCTCATTCGCCGAAAAGGCGGGCGCCGCAAACAAACCGCTTCATTTGCTCATTAAGCGTTCCGGAAAGCTGATCGAAACCGAGCTGCAGCCGGTATTCGATGCGGAGGATAAATCTTGGCGTCTCGGGCTGTATATTCGCGATTCGGCCGCCGGCGTAGGAACGCTCACGTTTTACGCTCCGGATCAGGGGGTCTATGGGGCGCTGGGACATATCATTACCGATTTGGATACCGGTACTCCGATCGAGGTAGGGGACGGGCAAATATTGCAATCGAACGTCACCTCCATCAATAAAAGCCAAAGCGGTGAACCGGGAGAGAAAAGGGCCCACTTTGTCAATGAAAACAAAATTTTAGGCAATATCGAGCATAACACATCGTTTGGCATCTTCGGCAAAATGAAAGAACTGCCCGATCACAGCTACGACAACCGATCGGTGCCGGTAGCGTTTGCCGAAGAAGTAAAGGAAGGGCCTGCCGAAATTCTTACCGTTTTGAACGGCCAGAAGGTGGAACGGTTTAAAATTGAAATATCGCATGTAAGCAAACAGACGAACCCGGCAACAAAAGGAATGGTCATTAAAGTAACCGATCCTAAGCTGCTGAAACTGACGGGCGGCATCGTTCAAGGAATGTCCGGCAGTCCGGTTATTCAAAACGGCAAGCTGATCGGAGCCGTAACTCACGTCTTTGTGAACGACCCTTCTTCAGGATACGGATGCTTTATCGAATGGATGCTGCAAGACGCGGGCGTGCTCCTTAAATCCGGCAGACATTCGGCTTCCCAAAATCTTAAGGCGGCTTAA
- the recN gene encoding DNA repair protein RecN encodes MLRELSIRNLAVIEEVAVEFHNGFHVLTGETGAGKSILIDALSLLVGGRGSSDMVRYGCDKAEMEAMFELPSDHPAWKVMDKLGLKASPEDLLIIKRELSITGKSACRINGSIVNMTMLREVGECLVNVHGQHEHQSLLKSEHHLEWLDLFAGAELADLKAEYQSVFGDYQQVKAALRQVEESTRQNMQLLDLYRFQIEEIEAANLKPDEEEWLAEEKSKLSHTEKIMHSVSGAYSLLFGAEGLDAFSKALAKLEDIRAYDGAALNPIVEQLQSAFYQAEDAVFQLRDYKDSVQSDPERLAEISDRLDLIHTLKRKYGESIPDILAYAAKITTERDLIENRDEHLQKLTEKAEKLHAKAVKLGKRLSDKRRDAGDRLSASIEAELKQLGMSRTIFQVQLEQLHSGEQLRLGVNGLDEAAFMLAPNPGEPLKPLSKIASGGEMSRIMLALKSIFAKIDQVPVLVFDEVDTGVSGRAAQAIAEKMSRLSSQCQVFSITHLPQVACMADYHYEISKNIERERTSTSVKELTDKERIEELARMLGGVEVTEKTRHHAQEMLHLADQQKGA; translated from the coding sequence ATGCTTCGTGAATTGTCAATTCGTAATTTAGCGGTAATTGAAGAGGTAGCGGTAGAGTTTCATAACGGGTTTCATGTCTTAACCGGTGAAACGGGCGCCGGGAAATCGATTCTGATCGATGCGCTTAGTTTGCTGGTCGGCGGAAGAGGCTCCTCGGATATGGTGCGTTACGGATGCGATAAAGCGGAGATGGAAGCGATGTTCGAGCTCCCAAGCGATCACCCTGCCTGGAAAGTGATGGACAAACTCGGGCTGAAGGCGTCGCCCGAAGATTTGTTGATCATTAAACGCGAGCTGTCTATTACCGGCAAGAGCGCGTGCCGTATTAACGGAAGCATCGTCAATATGACGATGCTTCGGGAAGTGGGCGAATGTCTCGTGAACGTTCACGGACAGCATGAGCATCAGTCGCTGCTGAAGAGCGAGCACCATTTGGAATGGCTCGATTTATTTGCCGGCGCTGAATTGGCCGATTTAAAAGCCGAATATCAAAGCGTGTTCGGCGACTATCAGCAAGTGAAAGCCGCCCTCCGGCAAGTCGAGGAATCAACACGCCAAAATATGCAGCTGCTTGATTTGTACCGTTTTCAAATCGAAGAAATCGAAGCGGCGAATTTAAAACCGGACGAAGAGGAATGGCTTGCGGAGGAGAAGAGCAAGCTATCCCATACGGAGAAAATTATGCACAGCGTTTCGGGGGCATACTCGCTGCTGTTCGGCGCGGAAGGGCTGGATGCGTTCAGCAAGGCGCTGGCAAAGCTGGAGGATATTCGCGCCTATGACGGCGCTGCCCTGAATCCGATCGTGGAACAGCTGCAGTCTGCTTTTTATCAAGCCGAGGATGCCGTGTTTCAATTGAGGGATTACAAGGATAGCGTTCAGAGCGACCCTGAACGGCTTGCCGAAATATCGGACCGGCTCGATCTGATCCATACGTTAAAGCGTAAATACGGCGAATCGATTCCCGACATTCTCGCCTACGCGGCCAAAATTACGACCGAACGCGATTTGATCGAAAACCGCGACGAGCATTTGCAGAAGCTGACGGAGAAGGCGGAGAAGCTGCATGCCAAGGCGGTCAAGCTTGGAAAACGGCTTTCGGATAAACGGAGAGATGCGGGTGATCGGCTTTCCGCTTCCATTGAAGCCGAGCTGAAGCAGCTCGGCATGAGCCGGACCATCTTTCAGGTTCAGCTGGAACAGCTTCATTCCGGCGAGCAGCTGCGCCTAGGCGTCAACGGGCTGGATGAGGCTGCTTTCATGCTCGCTCCCAACCCCGGTGAACCGCTCAAGCCGCTCAGCAAAATTGCCTCGGGCGGGGAAATGTCCCGTATTATGCTGGCGCTGAAGAGCATTTTTGCAAAGATCGACCAAGTGCCGGTACTCGTTTTTGACGAAGTGGATACAGGGGTAAGCGGACGGGCTGCGCAGGCGATTGCGGAAAAAATGTCGCGTTTGTCTTCGCAATGTCAAGTGTTCTCAATCACCCATCTGCCGCAGGTCGCCTGTATGGCGGATTATCATTACGAAATCAGCAAAAATATCGAGCGCGAGCGCACTTCGACCTCGGTCAAGGAGCTGACCGATAAAGAGCGGATCGAAGAGCTTGCGCGCATGCTCGGCGGAGTGGAAGTGACGGAAAAAACAAGGCACCACGCACAGGAAATGCTTCACTTGGCCGATCAGCAGAAAGGGGCGTAA
- the ahrC gene encoding transcriptional regulator AhrC/ArgR — MKGLRQVKIREIIAQEIIETQDELVESLRNAGLQVTQATVSRDIKEMQLIKIPAEDGRYKYSLPQEQRAVPVNKLKRALLDHFLHIDYTDNLVVMKCLPGTANTIGALIDGMDWPEVMGTICGDDTILIICRSREQSGKLVQTLHGMMN; from the coding sequence ATGAAAGGACTGCGGCAAGTAAAAATTCGGGAGATTATTGCACAGGAGATAATCGAAACCCAGGATGAGCTCGTGGAGTCGCTGCGCAACGCAGGGCTGCAGGTGACTCAAGCAACCGTATCGCGGGATATTAAGGAGATGCAGCTGATTAAAATTCCGGCCGAGGACGGCCGATACAAATATTCGTTGCCGCAGGAACAGCGGGCCGTACCGGTCAACAAGCTGAAGCGGGCGCTGCTGGACCATTTTCTCCATATCGATTATACCGACAATCTGGTCGTCATGAAATGTTTGCCGGGGACGGCCAACACGATCGGCGCATTGATCGACGGAATGGACTGGCCCGAAGTGATGGGTACCATTTGCGGCGACGATACGATCCTGATTATATGCAGAAGCAGGGAGCAGAGCGGCAAGCTGGTCCAGACGCTTCATGGCATGATGAATTGA
- a CDS encoding TlyA family RNA methyltransferase, protein MTNLKERIDVLLVERGFFESREKAKAALMAGLVLVNDEPVDKSGTKVDRTSDIKVKGAVHPYVSRGGLKLEKAIKTFGLDLTGAVMLDIGSSTGGFTDCALQHGSHYVYAIDVGYNQLDWSLRQDERVNVMERTNFRYLTREGLNGPAPDFASIDVSFISLKLILPALSGMLDVGAGVVALIKPQFEAGREKVGKSGVVRDPVVHEEVLSSVLAFASETGFSLHGLTFSPITGGEGNIEFLAYWKWENEPGAVTADKAAIADIVRQAGSTFS, encoded by the coding sequence ATGACCAACCTTAAAGAACGAATCGATGTGCTGCTCGTGGAACGCGGTTTTTTTGAAAGCCGGGAAAAAGCGAAAGCGGCGCTGATGGCCGGATTGGTGCTCGTCAATGACGAGCCTGTGGACAAAAGCGGTACGAAGGTGGACCGCACGAGCGACATCAAAGTCAAAGGCGCCGTCCATCCTTACGTCAGCCGCGGCGGCTTGAAGCTGGAAAAAGCGATCAAGACGTTCGGTCTTGATTTAACAGGAGCCGTCATGCTGGATATCGGTTCATCGACGGGCGGATTTACCGACTGCGCCCTTCAGCACGGATCCCATTACGTCTATGCGATCGATGTCGGCTACAATCAGCTCGACTGGTCGCTCAGGCAGGACGAGCGGGTGAATGTAATGGAGCGGACGAACTTTCGTTATTTAACCCGGGAAGGATTGAACGGTCCGGCCCCGGATTTTGCTTCCATCGACGTCTCCTTTATTTCGCTGAAGCTTATTTTGCCTGCGCTGTCGGGAATGCTGGATGTTGGTGCGGGCGTCGTTGCGCTCATCAAGCCGCAGTTCGAAGCCGGCCGCGAGAAAGTCGGCAAGTCGGGCGTCGTAAGAGATCCGGTCGTTCATGAAGAGGTGCTGAGCAGCGTCCTCGCTTTTGCCTCCGAAACGGGTTTCTCGCTTCACGGCCTTACCTTTTCTCCGATTACGGGCGGCGAAGGAAATATTGAATTTCTGGCTTACTGGAAATGGGAGAACGAGCCGGGAGCGGTGACGGCGGACAAAGCCGCCATTGCCGACATCGTCCGCCAAGCGGGATCGACGTTTTCCTGA
- the dxs gene encoding 1-deoxy-D-xylulose-5-phosphate synthase yields the protein MLLDNVNGPQDLKAFTVPELEQLAGEIREFLIRNLSVTGGHLAPNLGVVELTLALHYLFNSPQDKFIFDVGHQSYVHKILTGRMDRFSTLRKYKGLCGFVKRAESEHDVWEAGHSSTSLSAAMGMALARDLKGETNKVVAVIGDGALTGGMALEALNHIGHEKKNLIVILNDNEMSIAPNVGALHSYLGKIRTDRHYQKAKEEVQSTLNRIPAIGGKLAKTIERFKDSLKYLLVSGILFEQFGFHYFGPVDGHDLNQLLEVLQQVESVQGPVLIHVVTVKGKGYLPAEADSHKWHGITPYKIESGQVLKAVGPPMYTEVFGDALIELAELDDRIIAVTPAMPGGSGLLKFAERFPGRMIDVGIAEQHAATMSAALALEGMKPVFAVYSTFLQRAYDQVVHDICRHQANVIFAIDRAGFVGPDGETHQGVYDIAFLRHIPNMVLMMPKDENELRNMLKTAVDYNEGPIAVRYPRINGLGVDIDPVMTPIPIGTWETVREGDSAVVLAIGPMLQTAEEAAELLRREGIKLRIVNARFIKPLDEAMLLRLAEEGLNIFVMEEGSEMGGLGSAVLEFYSLHSITGLKVKIIGVPDLFIEHGTIKEQRQETGLTAEKLAAEVIGALPKRKRATNQH from the coding sequence GTGCTGCTCGACAACGTTAACGGACCACAGGATCTGAAAGCATTTACCGTACCTGAACTGGAACAGCTGGCCGGCGAAATTCGCGAATTTCTTATTCGCAATCTTTCCGTGACGGGCGGTCATCTCGCGCCGAACTTGGGTGTCGTTGAATTGACTCTGGCGCTTCATTATTTGTTCAACAGTCCGCAGGATAAATTTATTTTTGATGTCGGTCACCAATCCTACGTGCACAAAATTTTGACGGGCAGGATGGACCGCTTCAGTACTTTGCGCAAATATAAAGGCTTGTGCGGATTTGTCAAACGCGCCGAGAGCGAGCATGATGTGTGGGAAGCGGGTCACAGCAGCACGTCGCTGTCGGCCGCGATGGGTATGGCGCTCGCCAGAGATTTAAAAGGCGAAACGAACAAAGTCGTCGCCGTAATCGGTGACGGCGCCCTGACCGGCGGGATGGCGCTGGAGGCGCTTAACCATATCGGGCACGAGAAGAAAAACCTGATCGTCATTCTGAACGATAACGAAATGTCGATCGCCCCTAACGTAGGCGCGCTGCACAGTTATTTGGGCAAAATCCGCACCGACCGCCATTACCAGAAGGCCAAGGAAGAAGTGCAATCAACGCTCAACCGGATACCCGCCATCGGCGGCAAATTGGCGAAGACAATCGAGCGCTTCAAGGACAGCCTCAAATATTTGCTGGTCAGCGGCATTTTGTTCGAACAGTTCGGATTCCATTACTTCGGTCCGGTCGACGGGCATGATCTGAATCAGCTGCTGGAGGTGCTTCAGCAGGTGGAAAGCGTGCAGGGCCCGGTACTCATTCATGTTGTGACGGTTAAAGGAAAAGGCTATTTGCCTGCGGAGGCGGATTCGCATAAGTGGCACGGCATCACTCCGTATAAGATCGAGTCCGGCCAAGTGCTCAAAGCGGTCGGGCCTCCGATGTACACGGAAGTGTTCGGCGACGCCTTGATCGAGCTGGCGGAACTCGACGATCGCATCATCGCGGTTACGCCGGCAATGCCGGGCGGATCGGGACTGCTGAAGTTTGCGGAGCGGTTTCCGGGACGGATGATCGATGTCGGCATTGCCGAGCAGCATGCGGCAACGATGTCGGCGGCGCTCGCGCTTGAAGGGATGAAGCCGGTATTTGCCGTCTATTCGACCTTTCTGCAGCGGGCGTACGACCAGGTCGTGCACGATATTTGCCGCCATCAGGCCAACGTTATTTTCGCAATCGACCGTGCAGGGTTTGTCGGACCCGATGGGGAAACGCATCAAGGCGTCTACGACATCGCCTTCCTGCGTCACATTCCGAACATGGTGCTCATGATGCCTAAAGACGAGAACGAACTGCGCAACATGCTGAAGACGGCGGTCGATTACAACGAAGGGCCGATTGCGGTCCGTTATCCGCGAATTAACGGGCTCGGCGTCGATATCGATCCGGTCATGACGCCGATTCCGATCGGCACATGGGAAACGGTTCGCGAGGGCGATTCCGCCGTTGTGCTTGCGATCGGCCCGATGCTGCAGACGGCCGAAGAAGCGGCGGAGCTGCTCCGCCGCGAAGGGATCAAACTGCGCATCGTCAACGCGCGTTTCATCAAACCGCTGGATGAAGCGATGCTGCTTCGGCTTGCTGAAGAAGGACTTAACATCTTCGTCATGGAAGAAGGCTCGGAGATGGGCGGTTTGGGCAGCGCGGTGTTGGAATTTTACTCCCTTCACAGCATAACGGGACTGAAAGTAAAAATTATCGGCGTACCGGATCTGTTCATTGAGCATGGAACGATTAAAGAGCAGCGTCAGGAGACAGGACTTACGGCCGAGAAGCTTGCCGCCGAAGTGATCGGCGCACTGCCGAAGCGCAAGCGCGCAACAAATCAACACTAG
- a CDS encoding polyprenyl synthetase family protein, with protein MSEQLTLQDYVAQAAAKVEGALREAVPALWDVPPKLREAMDYSLRAGGKRLRPVLVMAAAEAVRGQEKDAEASLSIACAIELVHTYSLIHDDLPAMDDDDFRRGKPTNHKVFGEAMAILAGDALLTHAFYLVTEGQKHGIDPGVLLSVSSDLARYAGAAGMVGGQAADIMGEQGLTSASELEYIHLHKTSDLIVFSVTAGAKVGGADGKQLDALALYGRNLGLAFQIQDDILDLIGDEAKLGKKTKSDVEQGKVTYPYLIGLDESRSLVEKLTLGAKEAVREAGLASPSRLLGIADYLMRRDH; from the coding sequence TTGAGTGAACAGCTAACGCTGCAAGATTATGTCGCTCAGGCGGCTGCCAAGGTTGAAGGTGCGCTTCGTGAAGCGGTGCCCGCCTTGTGGGATGTACCTCCCAAATTACGGGAAGCGATGGATTATTCGCTTCGGGCCGGAGGCAAGCGACTGCGTCCGGTACTTGTCATGGCTGCTGCAGAAGCGGTCCGGGGGCAGGAGAAGGACGCGGAGGCCTCGCTTTCCATCGCCTGCGCCATCGAACTGGTACATACTTACTCGCTGATTCATGACGATTTGCCCGCGATGGACGACGACGATTTCCGCCGCGGAAAACCGACGAACCATAAAGTGTTCGGGGAAGCGATGGCGATCCTGGCCGGCGATGCCCTCCTCACCCACGCCTTCTATCTTGTGACGGAAGGGCAAAAGCACGGAATCGATCCGGGCGTCCTGTTATCCGTATCGTCGGACCTGGCCAGGTATGCGGGAGCGGCCGGCATGGTAGGCGGACAAGCTGCCGATATTATGGGCGAACAGGGGCTGACCTCTGCCTCGGAGCTGGAATATATTCATTTGCACAAAACGAGCGATCTGATCGTGTTTTCGGTTACGGCCGGGGCAAAGGTCGGCGGGGCGGACGGCAAGCAGCTGGATGCGCTGGCACTCTACGGGCGGAATCTCGGTCTCGCTTTTCAAATCCAGGACGATATTTTGGACTTGATTGGCGATGAGGCGAAGCTGGGTAAGAAGACAAAGAGCGACGTCGAACAGGGAAAAGTAACGTACCCGTATTTGATCGGTCTGGACGAAAGCCGCTCGCTCGTGGAGAAATTGACGTTGGGCGCCAAGGAAGCCGTTCGGGAAGCCGGTCTGGCCAGCCCAAGCCGTCTGCTTGGCATTGCCGATTACCTGATGCGGCGGGATCACTGA
- the xseB gene encoding exodeoxyribonuclease VII small subunit: MGTENKAADLTFEQAMERLESIVSRLESGEVPLETAIELFQEGMQLSRLCGGKLEQVERKIEMLIESEQGFEKKPFAPASEDRGEQA; the protein is encoded by the coding sequence ATGGGAACGGAGAATAAGGCCGCAGATCTCACTTTTGAACAGGCAATGGAGCGGCTGGAATCGATCGTGAGCCGTTTGGAGAGCGGCGAAGTGCCGCTGGAAACGGCGATCGAGCTGTTTCAGGAGGGGATGCAGCTGTCGCGCTTGTGCGGCGGCAAACTGGAGCAGGTGGAACGAAAAATCGAAATGCTCATTGAATCGGAGCAGGGCTTCGAGAAAAAACCGTTTGCGCCGGCAAGCGAAGACAGAGGGGAACAGGCTTGA
- the xseA gene encoding exodeoxyribonuclease VII large subunit: protein MAGAPRIYSIKELNRYIRMKLESDHLLGDVWLRGEISNFTHHSSGHMYFTLKDSDSRLKCIMFASHNQRLPFIPREGTKVIARGNISVYERDGNYQFYVNAMQPDGIGSLYLAFEQLKQKLEAEGLFAAERKRPIPAYPATIGIVTSPTGAAIRDILITLERRYPSANVLVYPVLVQGKGAAPSIVKAIEALNAFQPPDVLIVGRGGGSLEELWAFNEEIVARAIAASVIPVISAVGHETDFTIADFVADLRAPTPTAAAELAVPNLAELRQQLVRQRQRLQQALSLQVRQRRERLQRARRSPFFLHPRRYLLEHAERLDRLGDRLQQRMIRRSERERSRFERLQQALAAAHPGERALRQSERLRDNVKRLEGAMALTVKDNRHKLGAAIRHLDALSPLKVMSRGYSLVYDDKGKTIIRSIADIQPGDLLRVKLTDGTVDAHVWSIKEDGTDGNGE, encoded by the coding sequence ATGGCGGGTGCGCCGCGCATTTATTCCATCAAAGAATTAAACCGCTACATCCGGATGAAGCTGGAATCGGACCATCTGCTCGGCGACGTGTGGCTGCGCGGTGAAATATCGAATTTCACCCACCATTCCAGCGGACATATGTACTTTACGCTTAAGGACAGCGACAGCCGCTTGAAGTGCATTATGTTTGCTTCGCACAACCAGCGGCTGCCGTTCATTCCCCGCGAAGGCACGAAAGTCATTGCCAGGGGCAATATATCGGTCTATGAACGAGACGGCAATTATCAATTTTATGTAAATGCGATGCAGCCAGACGGTATCGGCAGTCTTTATTTGGCTTTCGAGCAGCTCAAGCAGAAGCTGGAAGCGGAGGGGCTGTTTGCCGCGGAACGGAAGCGGCCGATTCCGGCCTACCCGGCTACAATCGGAATCGTCACTTCGCCGACAGGCGCGGCGATCCGCGATATTTTAATTACGCTTGAACGCCGTTATCCTTCCGCAAACGTCCTTGTTTATCCTGTTCTTGTACAAGGAAAAGGCGCCGCCCCTTCCATCGTAAAAGCAATCGAAGCGCTCAACGCCTTTCAGCCGCCGGACGTGCTCATCGTTGGACGCGGAGGCGGCTCGCTCGAGGAGCTGTGGGCTTTTAATGAAGAGATCGTTGCAAGAGCGATCGCGGCTTCCGTGATCCCTGTCATCTCGGCCGTCGGACATGAGACGGACTTCACGATTGCCGACTTTGTCGCTGATCTGCGGGCGCCGACGCCGACGGCCGCAGCCGAGCTGGCCGTGCCGAATTTGGCCGAGCTGCGTCAGCAGCTTGTAAGGCAGCGGCAGCGGCTGCAGCAGGCGCTTTCGCTTCAGGTGCGGCAGCGGAGAGAGCGGCTGCAGCGTGCCCGCCGGTCGCCTTTTTTCCTGCATCCGCGCCGTTACCTTCTGGAGCATGCGGAGCGTCTGGACCGGCTCGGGGACCGGCTGCAGCAGCGGATGATCCGCCGCTCGGAACGGGAGAGAAGCCGTTTCGAACGGCTGCAGCAGGCGCTTGCGGCGGCTCATCCCGGCGAGAGGGCGCTGCGGCAGTCCGAGCGGCTGCGGGATAACGTCAAACGGCTCGAGGGGGCGATGGCCTTAACCGTGAAGGATAACCGGCACAAGCTTGGTGCGGCGATCAGACATCTGGATGCGCTGAGTCCGCTGAAAGTGATGTCGCGCGGGTACAGTCTCGTCTATGACGACAAAGGTAAAACGATCATCCGCTCCATCGCGGACATTCAGCCCGGCGACCTGCTGCGCGTAAAGCTGACGGACGGAACGGTGGATGCTCACGTATGGTCGATCAAGGAGGATGGTACCGATGGGAACGGAGAATAA